The Lysobacter helvus nucleotide sequence CTGGCCGAAGGCGGCATCGCGCTCTTCCTCCACGCCATGGGCGAGGTCGCCCGCGCGCGCGGGATGAGCATGATTGCTGCAGACACGGGCCTCACGCGCGCCAGCCTGTACAAGGCGCTCGGCGAAGGCGGCAACCCGGGGTTGGGCACCATCGCGCGCGTGCTCGACACGCTCGGGTTCTCGCTGTCGGTCGTGCCGAAGGCGCGGCCCGCGAAGCGCGCG carries:
- a CDS encoding addiction module antidote protein, which encodes MTTTTEKFDITEYLVDDETMANYLADCLAEGGIALFLHAMGEVARARGMSMIAADTGLTRASLYKALGEGGNPGLGTIARVLDTLGFSLSVVPKARPAKRAAKTARRKPASVPSARKSVATKPRKNIVRKSP